From a region of the Ktedonobacterales bacterium genome:
- a CDS encoding GrpB family protein, with protein MSETHSTASATSAGENSAPAGQAGAAGHLPLTEEQIRAAHIGELTPLVGLIQIVDYDPQWPRLFEREAERVRAALGARVLMLEHVGSTSVPGLAAKPRIDMLLVLADTADESAYVPAMEGAGYKLHIREPDWYEHRLFKGPDTAVNLHVFSLGCLEIERMRLFRDWLRCNADDRRLYEQTKRELARKKWKYGQNYADAKTAVVEEILARAQGNAEEEARKHA; from the coding sequence ATGTCTGAGACCCACAGTACAGCCAGCGCCACGTCGGCAGGGGAAAACAGCGCGCCAGCGGGGCAAGCCGGGGCAGCCGGGCATCTACCCCTGACGGAGGAGCAGATACGGGCTGCCCATATTGGGGAGCTTACGCCGCTGGTGGGGCTGATTCAGATTGTTGACTACGATCCCCAGTGGCCCCGGCTTTTCGAGCGCGAGGCCGAGCGGGTGCGGGCCGCGCTGGGCGCGCGGGTTCTGATGCTTGAACATGTCGGCTCAACGTCGGTACCCGGTCTGGCTGCCAAGCCGAGAATTGATATGCTGCTTGTGTTGGCAGATACGGCAGACGAGTCGGCCTACGTTCCGGCTATGGAGGGGGCTGGCTATAAGCTGCACATTCGAGAGCCGGACTGGTACGAGCATCGTCTGTTCAAGGGGCCGGATACCGCCGTTAATCTGCATGTCTTCTCGCTGGGCTGCCTGGAGATCGAGCGCATGCGGCTCTTCCGCGACTGGCTGCGCTGCAATGCGGATGATCGGCGGCTCTACGAGCAGACCAAGCGGGAGCTTGCGCGTAAGAAGTGGAAATACGGACAGAACTACGCCGATGCCAAGACGGCGGTGGTCGAAGAGATTCTGGCGCGAGCGCAGGGAAACGCAGAGGAAGAGGCGCGCAAGCACGCCTGA
- a CDS encoding glutamine synthetase family protein — translation MDAQAVLQRSQEAHLRLVRFLYCDNGGIIRGKATHINGLAHRMFEGIGQTLAMQAFAGVDALASVEGMGPVGEFRLVPDPNTFTVLPFVPHGGMMLCDMIAQDRQPWAACPRTFLKRVLAEAGQMGISVQATVEHEFYLARETPTGYEPFDRSLCYSSIGFDSSAQIIDQIVATLELQGIQVEQFMPELGPGQQEISVRHADALRAADTVLIVRETVRGVARQHGVLASFAAKPFLDQAGSGAHIHFSLWGAPGTPTQGHNLLYDPNGRGGISQTGYQFIGGVMAHLPGLLALTCASPNSYRRLLPHFWSSAYTAYGFDNREGAIRIPSPFWGREAESTNLELKPADHSGNPYLAMGGLIAAGLDGIRRNLDPGEPVDVDPGNLSDEERERRGIKRLPETLDAALDALQADAVLTEALGPTLTASYLAVKRLESSYFADKSPEEETRQHFYKY, via the coding sequence TTTCTGTATTGTGACAATGGTGGGATTATTCGCGGCAAAGCGACGCATATCAATGGTCTGGCCCACCGGATGTTTGAGGGGATTGGGCAAACGCTTGCCATGCAGGCGTTTGCCGGTGTAGATGCGCTGGCGTCGGTTGAGGGGATGGGGCCGGTTGGCGAGTTTCGCCTGGTACCTGATCCCAATACGTTTACGGTGCTGCCTTTTGTGCCGCATGGTGGGATGATGCTGTGCGATATGATTGCGCAGGATCGGCAGCCCTGGGCGGCCTGCCCTCGCACGTTCCTCAAGCGGGTGCTTGCTGAGGCGGGGCAGATGGGTATATCGGTGCAGGCGACAGTGGAGCATGAGTTTTATCTGGCCCGCGAAACGCCTACGGGCTACGAACCGTTTGACCGCAGCCTGTGTTACAGCAGTATCGGCTTCGATTCGTCGGCGCAGATCATTGATCAGATTGTTGCGACGCTGGAGCTTCAGGGGATTCAGGTGGAGCAGTTCATGCCTGAGCTTGGCCCCGGCCAGCAGGAGATTTCTGTTCGTCACGCTGATGCGCTGCGCGCGGCGGATACGGTGCTGATCGTGCGCGAAACGGTGCGCGGCGTTGCCCGCCAGCATGGAGTGCTTGCCAGCTTCGCCGCCAAACCATTTCTGGATCAGGCTGGGAGCGGCGCGCATATCCATTTCAGTCTGTGGGGCGCGCCCGGTACGCCTACACAGGGGCACAACCTGCTCTACGATCCCAATGGCCGAGGGGGGATCAGCCAGACTGGCTATCAGTTTATTGGTGGTGTTATGGCGCATCTGCCAGGGCTGCTGGCGCTGACCTGCGCCAGCCCCAATTCGTATCGTCGGCTTCTGCCGCATTTCTGGAGTTCGGCTTATACGGCCTATGGGTTCGATAACCGCGAAGGGGCGATTCGCATTCCTTCGCCCTTCTGGGGGCGCGAGGCAGAATCTACGAACCTGGAGCTAAAGCCAGCCGATCACAGCGGCAACCCCTATCTGGCGATGGGGGGACTGATCGCCGCCGGATTGGATGGCATTCGTCGCAATCTGGACCCAGGCGAGCCGGTGGATGTGGACCCTGGCAACTTGAGCGATGAGGAGCGCGAGCGACGGGGCATCAAGCGGCTGCCGGAAACGCTGGATGCTGCGCTGGATGCGCTTCAGGCAGATGCGGTTTTGACGGAGGCGCTGGGTCCGACGTTAACGGCTTCGTATCTGGCGGTGAAGCGGCTGGAAAGCAGTTATTTTGCGGATAAGTCGCCTGAAGAGGAGACACGCCAGCATTTCTATAAATATTAG
- a CDS encoding alpha/beta hydrolase, whose translation MRTSVLIVPGYGNSGPEHWQSLWECAHPEYRRVLQRDWERPERDAWVCALDAAVAQAEYPVALVAHSLGCLVVAHWAAQHEGAIRGALLVAPPDAEDPDFAADSGGFAPVPLGALPFPSIVVASTNDPYVSLERAGYFARAWGSLCVSIGPGGHINSAAGFGPWPFGEELLAELCQAGE comes from the coding sequence ATGAGGACCAGCGTGTTGATCGTTCCGGGGTACGGGAACTCTGGCCCGGAACATTGGCAGAGCCTGTGGGAATGCGCGCACCCTGAATACCGACGGGTGTTGCAGCGGGACTGGGAGCGCCCGGAGCGTGATGCGTGGGTGTGCGCGCTAGACGCGGCGGTGGCTCAGGCAGAGTATCCGGTGGCGCTGGTGGCGCACAGCCTGGGCTGTCTGGTAGTGGCGCATTGGGCCGCGCAGCACGAGGGAGCGATTCGGGGGGCGCTGCTGGTTGCGCCTCCCGATGCGGAAGACCCGGATTTTGCCGCTGACAGCGGCGGCTTTGCGCCTGTTCCGCTGGGGGCGCTGCCGTTCCCAAGCATTGTGGTGGCGAGCACGAACGATCCGTATGTGAGCCTGGAGCGGGCTGGATATTTTGCCAGGGCGTGGGGGAGCCTGTGTGTCTCGATTGGGCCAGGCGGGCATATTAACTCGGCGGCAGGCTTTGGCCCCTGGCCTTTTGGCGAAGAACTGCTGGCGGAACTCTGCCAGGCAGGAGAGTAA
- the pepF gene encoding oligoendopeptidase F: MQTTLPKRSEVPVELTWNLESIFETPESWEQAFIRVNDELPKLSAFQGALGNSAQTLYEALHLDSTLSEALGKLYVYASMRSDEDTSNSTNLARLSRVTTLATKVGAASAFMTPEILEIPQDRIEGFLREDTRLELYRHLLDELLRRKPHVRSAEVEALLAEVSEPLDAPSQVFNMLNNADLKLPTIKDAAGQDVELTKGNYILFLEERNRDVRKAAFEGMHRTFFKQRNTLAATLNGQVKGQIFGARARHYDTALEAALDANNIPVSVYENLVDTVHDNLGVLHRYLRLRKKLLGLDELHMYDLYVPMVAEVEYKVSFEQAKETVAKALAPLGPDYVADMTRGFHSRWIDVLENEGKRGGAYSSGTYGTNPFVLLNYQENLDNMFTLAHEFGHSMHSFYTRRTQPYPYGSYTIFVAEVASTLNEALLTHHLLEKTTDRALRMYIINHYLEGFRTTLYRQTMFAAFERQIHTVAEAGEALTADSLSQIYKELNDAYYGPEVNVDDLISIEWARIPHFYYDFYVYQYATGISASAALAQQILSEGAPAVERYRRFLTRGSSDYSIDLLRDAGVDMTSPAPVQQALDLFGRYIGEMEKMA; the protein is encoded by the coding sequence TTGCAGACGACGCTTCCCAAACGGAGTGAGGTTCCGGTTGAACTGACCTGGAATCTGGAAAGTATTTTTGAGACGCCGGAATCCTGGGAGCAGGCGTTTATCCGGGTGAACGATGAACTGCCCAAATTGAGCGCCTTTCAGGGGGCGCTGGGCAACAGCGCCCAGACGTTGTATGAGGCGCTCCACCTTGATAGTACACTTTCTGAGGCGCTGGGCAAGTTGTATGTCTATGCTTCGATGCGTTCAGACGAAGATACTTCCAACAGCACGAATCTGGCGCGCTTGAGCCGCGTGACGACATTGGCGACGAAAGTTGGGGCGGCCAGCGCGTTCATGACGCCAGAGATTCTTGAGATTCCGCAGGATCGTATCGAGGGCTTTTTGCGCGAGGATACGCGCCTGGAATTGTATCGGCATCTGCTGGATGAACTGCTGCGGCGCAAGCCCCATGTGCGCTCTGCTGAGGTGGAGGCGCTGCTGGCCGAGGTGAGCGAGCCGTTGGATGCGCCATCGCAGGTGTTTAATATGCTCAACAATGCCGATCTGAAGCTGCCGACGATCAAGGACGCGGCGGGGCAGGATGTGGAACTGACGAAGGGCAACTATATCCTCTTTCTGGAGGAACGCAATCGGGATGTGCGCAAGGCGGCGTTTGAGGGGATGCACCGCACGTTCTTCAAGCAGCGCAATACGCTGGCGGCGACGCTGAACGGGCAGGTAAAAGGGCAAATCTTCGGGGCCAGGGCGCGCCACTATGACACGGCGCTGGAGGCGGCGCTGGATGCGAATAATATTCCGGTGAGCGTCTATGAGAATCTGGTTGATACAGTACATGACAATCTAGGTGTGCTGCATCGCTATCTGCGGCTGCGCAAGAAGCTGCTGGGCCTGGATGAACTGCATATGTATGATCTGTATGTGCCGATGGTGGCAGAGGTGGAATACAAGGTTTCGTTTGAGCAGGCGAAAGAAACGGTTGCCAAAGCCCTGGCTCCACTGGGACCGGATTATGTGGCGGATATGACGCGAGGCTTCCATTCACGCTGGATTGATGTGCTGGAGAACGAAGGCAAGCGCGGCGGGGCGTATAGCAGCGGGACGTATGGCACGAATCCGTTTGTGCTGCTGAACTACCAGGAAAATCTGGATAATATGTTTACGCTGGCGCACGAGTTCGGCCATTCGATGCACTCGTTTTACACCCGGCGCACGCAGCCCTATCCCTATGGCAGTTATACGATCTTTGTAGCGGAGGTGGCTTCGACGCTGAACGAGGCACTGCTGACGCACCATCTGCTGGAGAAGACGACAGACCGGGCGCTACGGATGTATATCATTAACCACTATCTGGAGGGCTTCCGCACGACGCTGTATCGCCAGACGATGTTTGCCGCCTTCGAGCGCCAGATTCATACAGTGGCTGAGGCAGGGGAGGCGCTGACGGCTGATTCGCTTTCGCAGATATACAAAGAACTCAACGATGCCTACTATGGGCCGGAGGTCAATGTTGATGATCTGATTAGCATCGAGTGGGCGCGCATTCCGCACTTCTATTACGATTTCTACGTGTATCAGTACGCAACGGGCATTTCGGCTTCGGCGGCGCTGGCCCAGCAGATTTTGAGCGAGGGCGCGCCCGCAGTGGAGCGTTATCGGCGCTTCCTGACGCGGGGGTCTTCTGATTACAGCATCGATCTACTGCGGGATGCGGGGGTGGATATGACTTCGCCCGCGCCTGTGCAGCAGGCGCTTGATCTGTTTGGGCGCTATATTGGCGAGATGGAGAAGATGGCATAG
- a CDS encoding proline--tRNA ligase, translated as MRYSRLFLRTLREPPTDAETISHQLLVRGGFVRQLTSGVYSFLPLGQRVLLKIANIVREEMNAAGGQECTLPVLQPLELWAAQPARGVSRADMLGEVLFRLKDRRGRDLALGPTHEEVITLLAKEMAQSYRDLPQRLYQIQTKFRDEARPRGGLLRVREFWMKDLYSFDADEAGLDASYRAMIEAYKRIFGRCGLDVLLVEADSGAIGGKDSQEFLALGEAGEDEAIFCPQCGYAANREKAEFARAAPPDEVEAALEEVYTPGQKTIADLAAFLHISAAKTLKSVCYMADGRLIFALARGDLEVNEVKLFNAVARAGLNATTLHLASPEELQQAGTVVAGSMSPIGQGEDALILADTSLQGSKNLVAGANREDYHLRNVNAGRDFRVDAWEDIASAFAGAICARCGGTLGVKRGSELGHAFKVGRKYSELFNATFLGEDGQEHVMLMGCYGLGLGRVMAMAVEQRHDARGICWPTAIAPYQVALCALGAGDADVTRAADDLYAALCQAGVEVLYDDRAESAGITFNDADLIGLPVRLVVSRRTLARGAVEFKRRAEQESRMVALADVVEAARQALGQNDEGLPDELRRS; from the coding sequence ATGCGTTATTCTCGACTCTTTTTGCGCACACTGCGCGAGCCGCCGACTGATGCGGAAACGATCAGCCATCAATTGCTGGTGCGCGGAGGCTTTGTGCGCCAGCTTACCTCCGGGGTCTATAGCTTTCTGCCGCTGGGACAGCGCGTCTTGCTGAAGATTGCGAACATTGTCCGCGAGGAGATGAACGCTGCCGGAGGCCAGGAGTGTACCCTGCCGGTCTTGCAGCCGCTGGAACTGTGGGCGGCGCAGCCAGCGCGGGGAGTCAGCCGCGCCGATATGCTGGGCGAGGTGCTGTTTCGACTGAAGGACCGGCGAGGGCGTGATCTGGCTCTGGGGCCGACACACGAGGAAGTGATTACGTTGCTGGCGAAAGAGATGGCGCAGAGCTACCGCGATCTGCCGCAGCGGCTCTATCAGATTCAGACGAAGTTTCGGGATGAGGCGCGCCCGCGCGGCGGGCTGCTGCGGGTGCGGGAGTTCTGGATGAAAGACCTGTACAGCTTCGATGCCGATGAGGCGGGATTGGATGCGAGCTATCGGGCGATGATCGAGGCGTACAAGCGCATTTTCGGGCGCTGCGGGCTGGATGTGCTACTGGTGGAGGCCGACAGCGGCGCGATTGGTGGCAAGGATTCGCAGGAGTTTCTGGCGCTGGGCGAGGCTGGCGAGGACGAGGCCATCTTTTGCCCGCAGTGTGGCTACGCGGCAAACCGCGAAAAGGCCGAGTTTGCGCGCGCTGCGCCGCCGGATGAAGTCGAGGCGGCACTGGAGGAGGTCTATACGCCAGGACAGAAGACAATTGCCGATCTGGCTGCTTTTTTGCATATCTCGGCGGCAAAGACGCTCAAGTCAGTCTGCTATATGGCCGATGGTCGGCTGATCTTTGCGCTGGCGCGCGGCGATCTGGAGGTCAACGAGGTGAAGCTGTTCAACGCCGTCGCTCGCGCGGGGCTGAACGCGACGACGCTGCACCTGGCGTCGCCAGAGGAGTTGCAGCAGGCTGGGACGGTAGTAGCAGGCTCTATGTCGCCAATCGGCCAGGGCGAGGACGCGCTGATTCTTGCCGATACGTCGCTTCAGGGCAGCAAGAATCTGGTGGCTGGGGCGAATCGGGAAGATTATCACCTGCGCAACGTGAACGCGGGGCGCGATTTCCGGGTGGATGCCTGGGAGGATATTGCTTCGGCTTTTGCGGGCGCGATCTGTGCGCGCTGCGGCGGGACGCTGGGGGTGAAGCGAGGGTCTGAGCTTGGGCATGCTTTTAAGGTGGGGCGGAAGTACAGCGAACTGTTCAACGCCACGTTTCTGGGCGAAGATGGGCAGGAGCATGTGATGCTCATGGGCTGCTATGGCCTGGGCCTGGGGCGTGTCATGGCAATGGCGGTGGAGCAGCGCCATGACGCGCGCGGCATCTGCTGGCCGACGGCGATTGCGCCGTATCAGGTGGCGCTGTGTGCGCTGGGCGCTGGCGATGCAGACGTGACACGCGCCGCCGATGATCTGTACGCGGCGCTCTGCCAGGCTGGCGTAGAAGTGCTGTACGATGATCGGGCCGAGTCGGCGGGCATCACGTTCAATGACGCTGATCTGATTGGGCTGCCGGTTCGTCTGGTGGTGAGCAGGCGCACGCTGGCGCGAGGAGCGGTTGAGTTCAAGCGGCGCGCGGAGCAGGAGAGCCGGATGGTCGCGCTGGCGGATGTGGTTGAGGCGGCTCGCCAGGCGCTGGGGCAGAACGATGAAGGTTTGCCCGATGAGCTACGGAGGTCTTGA
- a CDS encoding alanine--glyoxylate aminotransferase family protein produces MDTFQLDVLVPGPVPVSPEVLAAMGRPVPVHYGPTFVPFYNELIERLKPIFGTSSRVFTLSGSGTAAVDAAMGTLLGVEKHAAVVLNGTFGERLLAIARSYDPEALAIDIEWGKVADPAEIGALLDKHHVDVLAVVHSETSTGTLNRVKELAEVARERDVALMVDGVGSIGGVPFCLDDWGIAACATASQKCLEAPPGLGLVALSEVGWKLADSVKRPAPGFYLNLRNWRQYAEENTEWHPYPVTIATNNLMALDVSARRVLEEGLEARFERHRRVAAHLRSALRALDFRLLADDDAASPTVTVAFPPEGVDAAWLLSMLRQEYGMIVGGGLQRLSGKVIRVGHLGSSANEVMMNRLAAAIEASLSSARA; encoded by the coding sequence GTGGATACTTTTCAGCTTGATGTTCTGGTTCCTGGGCCGGTGCCGGTTTCGCCGGAGGTGCTGGCAGCTATGGGGCGACCTGTCCCTGTGCATTATGGACCTACCTTCGTACCCTTTTATAATGAACTGATTGAGCGCCTGAAGCCGATTTTTGGGACAAGCAGCCGCGTTTTTACGCTCAGTGGGTCCGGTACGGCGGCTGTGGACGCAGCAATGGGGACGCTGCTTGGAGTTGAGAAACACGCGGCGGTGGTGCTGAATGGAACGTTTGGCGAGCGCCTGCTGGCAATTGCGCGCTCGTATGACCCTGAAGCACTGGCGATTGATATTGAGTGGGGCAAAGTGGCTGACCCTGCCGAGATAGGCGCGCTGCTCGATAAGCATCATGTGGATGTGCTGGCGGTGGTGCATTCGGAGACTTCAACCGGGACGCTGAATCGTGTCAAGGAACTGGCGGAGGTGGCGCGCGAGCGCGATGTGGCTCTGATGGTGGATGGGGTTGGCTCGATAGGTGGCGTGCCATTCTGCCTGGATGATTGGGGTATTGCCGCCTGCGCGACGGCTTCGCAAAAGTGCCTGGAAGCGCCGCCAGGATTGGGGCTGGTGGCGTTGTCGGAGGTTGGCTGGAAGTTGGCCGATAGTGTAAAGCGCCCGGCGCCGGGGTTTTATCTCAATTTGCGCAACTGGCGGCAATACGCGGAGGAGAACACGGAGTGGCATCCCTATCCGGTGACGATAGCGACGAATAATTTGATGGCGCTGGATGTGTCGGCGCGGCGCGTGCTTGAGGAAGGGCTGGAGGCGCGCTTCGAGCGGCATCGGCGCGTTGCGGCGCATCTGCGCTCGGCCTTGCGCGCGCTCGATTTCCGGCTGCTGGCGGATGATGACGCGGCTTCGCCAACCGTGACGGTGGCTTTCCCGCCAGAAGGAGTTGACGCGGCGTGGCTGTTGAGCATGCTGCGGCAGGAGTATGGCATGATCGTAGGCGGCGGTCTTCAGCGGCTTTCGGGGAAGGTGATTCGCGTTGGGCATCTTGGATCGTCGGCCAATGAGGTGATGATGAATCGCCTGGCTGCGGCGATTGAGGCGTCGCTGAGCAGCGCGCGGGCGTAA
- a CDS encoding SRPBCC domain-containing protein yields the protein MISDHMMVSPSPLWQLPSANDWLVAAAEFPTTAPRALFDYWTIPALLRRWWPPEVENVARVDGGYHFSWPGRGRNLRGYYTAFEPGKMLSFTWKWDSEPDLAPIRHVIVTFETLAEGGTQITIIHGPYAESRDDQEERMGHLEGWTHFLGRLQGLLLSEESA from the coding sequence ATGATTAGCGATCACATGATGGTTTCTCCTTCTCCTTTATGGCAGCTCCCCTCAGCGAACGATTGGCTGGTTGCTGCGGCGGAGTTTCCGACGACGGCTCCCAGGGCGCTCTTTGATTACTGGACGATACCGGCGCTGCTGCGGCGGTGGTGGCCGCCAGAAGTGGAGAACGTGGCGCGCGTGGATGGGGGGTATCATTTTTCCTGGCCCGGCAGGGGCCGGAATCTGCGCGGCTATTATACGGCTTTTGAGCCAGGGAAGATGCTGTCGTTCACCTGGAAGTGGGATAGTGAGCCGGACCTCGCGCCGATCAGGCATGTGATCGTGACGTTTGAGACGCTGGCAGAGGGTGGCACGCAGATTACTATTATTCATGGCCCCTATGCTGAATCCAGGGACGATCAAGAGGAGCGTATGGGCCATCTCGAAGGCTGGACACATTTCCTGGGCAGGCTGCAAGGTCTGCTGCTGAGCGAGGAGTCGGCCTGA
- a CDS encoding VOC family protein — protein MSLSGNKLMANRSVPACTVIPVLAYEDVGRAVDWLCSAFGFTERLRIGTHRAQLVVGDGAVVVSEGHPDQGSKTPTNAVSHSVLVRVEDVDRHYERARARGARILHPPTDYPFGERQYSTEDLGGHCWTFSQSIADVEPSEWGATVARQESASSSSEAQQG, from the coding sequence ATGAGTCTTTCGGGGAACAAACTAATGGCGAATCGCTCGGTACCAGCATGTACCGTCATCCCTGTGCTTGCTTATGAGGATGTAGGTCGGGCGGTGGACTGGCTGTGCAGCGCCTTTGGATTCACCGAGCGTTTGCGAATAGGCACTCACCGCGCCCAGCTTGTCGTTGGCGATGGCGCGGTCGTTGTGAGCGAGGGACACCCAGACCAGGGTTCCAAGACGCCGACGAACGCGGTCAGCCATTCGGTACTTGTGCGCGTGGAAGACGTGGACCGCCACTACGAGCGAGCCAGGGCGCGCGGCGCACGAATCCTGCACCCTCCGACCGACTACCCATTCGGGGAGAGACAGTACAGCACCGAAGACCTGGGCGGCCACTGCTGGACGTTCTCTCAATCAATAGCTGACGTTGAGCCTTCGGAGTGGGGGGCTACCGTCGCCAGACAGGAAAGCGCATCGTCTTCCAGCGAGGCGCAGCAGGGATGA
- a CDS encoding M20/M25/M40 family metallo-hydrolase, with protein sequence MITQEPEQLAREGRVAAALGWLREQSEEALAEQIAFCEVPAPPFGEEARGEHLMARLRAEGLDDVRRDAEGNVIARVLSQEEGPSVVVAAHLDSVFPAEVQPRVQRQGQILRAPGIGDNARGLTSMLMLARALRQFGLKPQRPLFLVGTVGEEGAGNLRGVRHLLKKELAPESIGAFLVVDGLHAGYITASGQGVIRERVTCRGPGGHSYVHFGRANPIYALGRALAEIARIAEKLAPPRAASGGASLPKATCSVTRIGGGTSINALPEEAWFEIDLRAADTQKLIEVHQAYRAAVELAVRTEHGRGAFDQSGNVAETLALTFTVLGERPAGRMTPDAPLVLAALAAARHVTGGAHLGEPGSCDVNIPLSLGVPGVVIGGGGDGGDTHALTEWYDATNSFQGPQLLLLLSLMAAGLADAEKR encoded by the coding sequence ATGATAACCCAGGAACCAGAACAACTTGCGCGCGAGGGGCGTGTGGCGGCGGCGCTGGGCTGGCTGCGCGAGCAGAGCGAGGAGGCGCTGGCTGAGCAGATTGCCTTCTGCGAGGTTCCTGCGCCGCCCTTTGGCGAGGAGGCGCGCGGCGAGCATCTGATGGCCCGGCTGCGCGCCGAGGGATTGGATGATGTACGCCGGGACGCTGAGGGCAATGTGATTGCGCGGGTACTTTCTCAGGAAGAGGGGCCATCGGTGGTGGTGGCCGCGCATCTGGACAGCGTTTTTCCGGCTGAGGTTCAGCCCAGGGTGCAGCGCCAGGGCCAGATTTTGCGCGCGCCGGGCATTGGCGATAACGCGCGCGGACTGACGAGCATGTTGATGCTGGCGCGGGCGCTGCGCCAGTTTGGGCTGAAGCCACAACGCCCCCTTTTTCTGGTGGGTACGGTGGGCGAAGAGGGCGCGGGGAATCTGCGCGGCGTGCGCCATTTGCTGAAGAAGGAGCTTGCGCCTGAAAGCATCGGCGCGTTTCTGGTGGTTGATGGTTTGCACGCGGGCTATATCACAGCGAGCGGGCAGGGAGTGATTCGGGAGCGCGTGACCTGTCGCGGGCCTGGGGGGCATAGCTATGTCCATTTTGGGCGGGCGAACCCGATTTACGCGCTGGGCCGGGCGCTGGCCGAGATCGCCAGGATCGCTGAAAAGCTGGCTCCGCCGCGCGCGGCCTCTGGCGGGGCAAGTTTGCCTAAAGCGACATGCAGCGTGACGCGCATTGGCGGTGGTACGTCAATCAATGCGCTGCCGGAAGAAGCCTGGTTCGAGATCGATCTGCGCGCCGCTGATACGCAGAAGTTGATAGAGGTGCATCAGGCGTATCGCGCCGCTGTGGAATTGGCAGTGCGCACCGAGCATGGGCGCGGCGCGTTCGATCAGTCGGGAAACGTGGCAGAAACGCTGGCGCTGACGTTTACGGTTTTGGGAGAGCGGCCCGCTGGGCGGATGACGCCGGATGCGCCGCTGGTGCTGGCGGCGCTGGCTGCGGCGCGTCATGTGACGGGCGGCGCGCATCTGGGCGAGCCAGGAAGCTGCGATGTGAATATCCCGCTTTCGCTGGGTGTGCCAGGGGTAGTGATCGGCGGCGGTGGCGACGGCGGCGATACGCACGCGCTGACGGAGTGGTATGATGCGACGAATAGTTTTCAGGGGCCGCAACTGCTGCTCTTGCTGAGTCTGATGGCGGCTGGATTGGCGGATGCAGAGAAACGTTGA
- a CDS encoding transposase, whose translation MLILEYKLRTNQAQRTAINEAIRTVQFIRNKALRLWVDGRGVGWAEQQRLCAQLAKEFPFAAKLHSNARQASADRAWASISRFYKNCREHKPGKKGYPRFQHDNRSVEYKVGGWKLESDGQHLTFIDGTGIGTLRLIGTRSIATFPTRGIKRVRLLKRADGYYVQFAVQADRQIAHEPTGHQVGIDMGLKSFYTDSEGVAVPNPRFLRKSERTLKRLHRRVSKKQKRSKNRRKAIQRLAKGYLRVSRQRKDFACKAARALVQSSDLVAYENLQIANLVKNHHLAKSISDAAWGQFLSWLRYYGQITSVPVVAVSPRFTSQDCSGCGERAYKSLSMRTHVCPGCGLVLDRDHNAALNILDSALRTAGQAGTGLCLQGQNASGQGTSGSRTRLRSVKFAG comes from the coding sequence ATGCTGATACTGGAATACAAACTCAGAACCAATCAGGCACAACGCACCGCGATTAACGAAGCCATTAGAACGGTCCAGTTTATCCGCAACAAGGCGCTGCGCCTGTGGGTAGATGGGCGCGGTGTCGGTTGGGCAGAACAGCAGCGCCTCTGTGCTCAGCTTGCCAAAGAGTTCCCCTTTGCGGCGAAACTGCACTCCAATGCGCGCCAGGCATCGGCAGATCGAGCGTGGGCCAGTATCAGCCGGTTCTACAAGAATTGCCGGGAACACAAACCGGGCAAGAAGGGCTATCCCCGTTTTCAGCATGATAACCGCTCGGTAGAGTACAAGGTGGGCGGGTGGAAATTGGAGTCGGATGGGCAACACCTGACCTTTATCGATGGCACGGGCATAGGCACGCTGCGCCTGATTGGAACCAGGAGCATTGCCACCTTCCCCACGAGAGGGATCAAGCGCGTGCGGTTGCTGAAGCGGGCCGACGGGTACTATGTCCAATTTGCAGTGCAAGCAGATCGCCAGATAGCACACGAACCCACCGGCCATCAAGTCGGCATTGATATGGGGCTGAAGAGTTTCTATACCGACTCGGAAGGCGTCGCCGTTCCTAACCCTCGCTTTCTGCGCAAGAGCGAGCGCACGTTGAAGCGCTTGCACCGGCGCGTCTCCAAGAAACAGAAACGCTCCAAGAATCGCAGGAAAGCGATTCAGCGCCTGGCGAAAGGCTATCTGAGAGTGAGTAGGCAGCGTAAAGACTTCGCCTGCAAAGCAGCGAGGGCGCTGGTCCAGTCTAGCGACTTGGTCGCCTACGAAAACCTCCAGATTGCCAATCTCGTGAAGAACCATCATCTCGCCAAGAGCATCAGCGATGCGGCGTGGGGCCAGTTCCTCTCCTGGCTGCGCTACTATGGGCAGATAACGAGCGTGCCTGTTGTGGCCGTTTCGCCCCGCTTTACCAGCCAGGATTGCTCCGGCTGTGGCGAACGGGCCTACAAGTCGCTCAGCATGCGAACCCATGTCTGCCCTGGTTGTGGCTTGGTCCTTGATCGAGATCATAACGCCGCCCTTAATATCCTAGACTCAGCCCTCCGTACCGCCGGGCAGGCGGGAACGGGTCTCTGCTTGCAGGGACAAAACGCTTCTGGACAGGGAACCTCTGGCAGTCGCACGCGATTGCGGTCTGTTAAGTTCGCTGGCTGA